DNA from Halorarum salinum:
CGGCGGGGACCGGGCCGGCGGGTCGGTCGAGCGGCGGCCGGTGGCGGCCCGCCCCAAGACGAACGCGTCCCCCGAACGCCGGAGCGATCGGCCATAGCGTGAAGGGGAGCGCGGTCGAACGACGTGACGAGCGAACGGTGGAATGGATCCCCAACGCGTCCGGCCCGCGGAGACGGTGAGCGTCCTGCAACAGCAAGAGGCGGCGAGCGGCGATGCCGGCATCGCGCTCGTCCTCGGGTCCGCCGCCCTGCTCGCCGCGGTCCACCCGTTCGCCGGAAACCTCCGCGTTCTCGACCGCGTGCCGCGAAGCCGGTGGCTCTCGTTCGCGAGCGGCGTCTCCGTCGCGTACGCGTTCGTTCACCTCCTCCCCGAACTGGAGGAAGGGGTCGAGGCCGTCGAGGGGAGCGGCCTCTTCCCCGCCGCCCTCGCCGGGCGCCACGTCTACCTCGTCGCGCTCACGGGGTTCACGCTGTTTTACGGCCTCGAGCGGCTGGTGGCGCGCTCTCGGAGCGGGGCGGAACCGTTCGAGCGTCGCTGCCCGACGGCGGCGTCTTCTGGGTCCACGTGGGCTCGTTCGCCGCCTACAACGGGCTCGCCGGCTACCCGCTCCACGACCAGGGTTCCCCGGTGGGCCTCCTCTCGTTCACCGTCGCGATCGGGTTGCACTTCGTCGTGAA
Protein-coding regions in this window:
- a CDS encoding ZIP family metal transporter, with the protein product MDPQRVRPAETVSVLQQQEAASGDAGIALVLGSAALLAAVHPFAGNLRVLDRVPRSRWLSFASGVSVAYAFVHLLPELEEGVEAVEGSGLFPAALAGRHVYLVALTGFTLFYGLERLVARSRSGAEPFERRCPTAASSGSTWARSPPTTGSPATRSTTRVPRWASSRSPSRSGCTSS